GCTGGGGTTACTCATCGGATAGCCTACCGATCAACGTTGGCTGATAGTGGGCTGATATTATGACCTACCCCCAAACTTGGGATCATGTAGGGTCTGAGGATGTCTATTACCAGCTTGAGACCGTGCGGGGCTGTGATCCCCGATCGTTTCAGGTAGGTTCAGCCGTGATCCCCATTCTTTGGCTTCTGCGGAGCGATCGCTGGAAAAACCAAAATATCTGGCAGATTCTGGGCGAATTGCATAGACTTTATGAGCCTATGTCGGCATGGTTCTATCTATCTGCAAGTTACTTGTCTTGCAAGTTGCTTGTCTGCAAGTTGGTTGGTTGATAAACGTTGATGACCCTCACCCCCTCTCTCGGAGGGCAAGGGGAGCCGATCCACCCCTCTGGTTTCTCCCTGGGGAGCTGGCTAGGGTGAGGGCTTGAGGGCTTTCGAGGATCTGGTTACCACGTTTTGTCAGTCAGATCTGCATGACATTCAATCAAAGTCCGTTAGGATTGCGACAGAATCCTAGGACGATTACACGACCATTACATCTGACCATTCACTTGGGTCATCGGTATGAAAAACTTTTGGGCGATCGCCGTCGGCATTAATCAATATCAGCACTTTCAGCCCCTGGGCTATGCTCAGCGCGATGCTAGTATGGTGCACCATTTTTTAGTGGAAGAGGTGGGCATTCCGGCCGATCACTGCATCCTGCTGACGGAGGTGTCTCCGACGATTAATCCCCATGCTGTCTATCCCAGCGGGACGGCTATTCGTCAAGCGATCGCCCAGTTGTGCCAGCAGCGCATTCAGCCTGGGGATATCGTTTGGGTGTTTTTTAGCGGCTACGGTATTTGTTGGCAAGGGCAAGATTACCTGATGCCCATTGATGGCGATCCCGAGCAACCCGCCACCACAGCGATCGCCATTGAGAGCTTGATGACGGCTCTGCGCAGCGCCCCGAGCAAAAATATTATTTTGGCGCTAGATATTAACCGTAGTCAGAGCGTGACCGAAGGGCAACGGGTGGGCGTTCAGATTGCGGACTTAGCCGAACGCTATGGGATCAGCACTATTCTGTCCTGCCAGCATGACCAGTTTGCCCATGAAACCCTAGCCCTGCGCCACGGTTTTTTCACCGCTGTGTTTCTGGAAGGATTACGCTACGAAAAATGTGTCACCCTAGATGCGTTGGTACAATATCTAGACCAGCGCTTGCCAGAATTAGCCGAGCACCACTGGCGACCCCATCAAAAACCCCTAGCCATTCTCCCGGTTGATCAACGCTATGAGCTTATCCTACCCAAAGAGGCCGCTTTAATTGGTGTTCCAGTGCGTCCAGCCCCGTCTCTGCCGCCCTTAGGAGACGCTTACGAGACCCAAAATGGTTGGAACGAGCCCTCTGCTCCTAGTTCCAATCCTGCTTCTACCTTATCCTCTTCATCCCCATCTACC
This region of Leptolyngbya sp. CCY15150 genomic DNA includes:
- a CDS encoding caspase family protein, which gives rise to MKNFWAIAVGINQYQHFQPLGYAQRDASMVHHFLVEEVGIPADHCILLTEVSPTINPHAVYPSGTAIRQAIAQLCQQRIQPGDIVWVFFSGYGICWQGQDYLMPIDGDPEQPATTAIAIESLMTALRSAPSKNIILALDINRSQSVTEGQRVGVQIADLAERYGISTILSCQHDQFAHETLALRHGFFTAVFLEGLRYEKCVTLDALVQYLDQRLPELAEHHWRPHQKPLAILPVDQRYELILPKEAALIGVPVRPAPSLPPLGDAYETQNGWNEPSAPSSNPASTLSSSSPSTVPTSSSPSPSSASTASTANDSFWRQILGWGTFFVIALLAGVVLVNREALMSPSDGSGVSGSQSDESGTGSGTVDATDADAPSLEMLNRAMLDEAIASLLTTRAASPVNQATDFRRAINLAQRIPPGEPFYDEAQGFTQRWSRVIYDFALARAAQDNYRAAIATSQLVPIDQTDLQEMIAENTAEWQQGAANQDLLDQAKALTRSQQASSYNEAIAIARRIPEGQPLYAQAQTLIGQWGQDIFTVARARAAQGNLPAAIEAARLVPSGTPAHDEAQAAIAQWQQQP